One Candidatus Eisenbacteria bacterium genomic window, TCAACCTGCTCGACGCGCGCGGGGCCATCAGCGTAACCGAGCGGACCGCGTACATCGGCAGGATCCGCAAGCTCGCCCGGAAGGCGGCGGTCGCCTACATCGAGAAGCGGGAGAGCCTCGGCTTCCCCCTGCTCGGGAAGGGGGAGGGGGCGTGAGGAAGACGCTGCTCATCGAGATCGGCACCGAGGAGATCCCCGCCGGGTACCTGTCGCCGGCGCTGGACGCCTTCGCGGAAAAGCTCGCGTCGCGTCTCACCGGGGAGAGGATCCTCTTCGAGAGGATGGAGCGTTTCGCCACCCCGCGGCGGCTGGCGCTGCGCGCCCTGGCCGTGGAGGAGATGCAGCCGGACCGGGAGCGTGAGGTGACCGGGCCGCCGGCGCGGATCGCTTTCGACGCCGACGGAAACCCGACCAAGGCGGCGATCGGCTTCGCCAAGACCCAGGGGATCGCGCTGACGGACCTGCGGAAAGTGACCACCGACAAGGGAGAGTACCTCGCCGCTACGGTGACCGACCATGGGCGGGCGACGGCGGAGATCCTGGCGGACCTGGTGCCGGAGATCCTGGCGTCGCTCCCCTTCCCGCGGACCATGCGCTGGGAGTCCGGCGGCTTCGTCTTCGCCCGTCCCATCCGTTGGATCGTCGCGCTTCTCGGCGGGGACGTGATCGACATCGCCGTGGCGGGCGTGCGGAGCGGGCGGACGAGCCGCGGTCACCGGCAACTCCATCCCGATCCGGTGAGGATCGACGTTCCCGAATCCTACGAGGAGGCGCTCCGCGCCGCCTTCGTGATCGTCTCACCCGAGGAGAGGCGTTCGCGGATCGCCGAGTCGATCGCCGAGGCGGCGGCGGCCGAGGGAGGGCGCGTGATCGACGACCCCGGACTTCTGGACACGGTCGGCTACCTGGTCGAGCATCCCCACGCGGTGGTGGGACGTTTCGAGGAACGCTTCCTCGCCCTACCGGCACGTGTGGTGATCACCGCCATGCGTTCCCATCAAAAGTATTTCTCCGTCGCCGACGAGAGCGGCCGGCTCCTTCCGCGGTTCGTCGCCGTCGCCAACGGGACGGCGGGAAACGAGGCGGAGGTGCGCGCCGGCAACGAAAGGGTGCTCGCCGCCCGCCTGGCGGACGCCGAGTTCTATTGGAACGAGGACCGTTCCGTCCCCCTCGCCGAGCGGGTGGAGCGTCTCGACCGCATCCTGTGGCAGGAGGGGATGGGCTCCCTCCTCGAGAAGACCGAGCGGATCGAGGCGATCGCCGGACGGCTCGCCGCCGAGGCGGCGCCGGAGGCGAAGGGGGCGGCGACCCGCGCGGCCCGTCTCGCCAAGGCGGATCTCACCACCGAGATGATCCGGGACGGCAAGGAGTTCACCGCACTGCAGGGTTACATGGGAATGGAATACGCCCGCGCCTCCGGCGAGGAGGAGGACGTGGCGCGCGCGATCTTCGAGCAGTATCTCCCCCGCTTTTCCGGCGACGCGCTCCCGGAGACGGTGCCGGGGGTGATCCTGTCGCTGGCGGACCGGATCGACACGCTGATCGGCTGCTTCGCCGCCGGTCTCGTCCCGAGCGGTTCCCAGGATCCCTACGCCCTCCGCCGGAGCGCCCTCGGCGTGGTCCGCATGCTCGCCGAGGAGAGGGTCCGCCTCGATCTCGGCCGACTCCTCGCCGCCGGCGTGGAGGTGTACGGCGGGCGTCTCGACGACCCGGAGAAGATCCTCGGCGACCTGCGCGGTTTTTTCCGGCGGCGGATCCGCAACCTCCTGGTGGACGAGAAGGGTCTTCCCTACGACGTGACCGACGCCGTGCTCGAGATCGGCATCGACCGGCCCGCGGATCTGGAGCCTCGGATCCGGGCGATCGATGCAGCGCGCGCAGACGCTTCTTTCGAGCGGCTGGTCTTCGGGTGCAAGCGGGTGATGAACATCTTGAAGGGTCAGGAGCCGGCCGGCGATCCCGATCCGGCTCTCTTCCGGCAGGAGGAGGAGAAGGGGCTCGCCGCCGCCGCCGAAGCGATCCGCGAAGGATACGTCGTCTCGCTGGAGGCGGGGGAGTACGGCCGGGCGATGGAGATGCTCCTCACGCTGCGCGACCCCATCGACCGTTTCTTCGACGCGGTGCTCGTGATGGACAAAGACGATCTGGTCCGGCGGAACCGGATCGCCCTTCTCCAAGGCACGGCTCAGCTTTTCCGGGGGCTGGCCGATCTCTCGAAAGTGGTTTTGGAGGGGGAGCGCGATTCCTCCGCCTGAAGGTGAGCGGTCATGGTCCGAGAGATCAGTATCGTCTTCCCCGCCTACAACGAGGAAGAGAACGTCGGGGAGTCGGCGCGCCGCGCCGTCGAGGCGGCCGAAGCCGCCGGGATTTCCGATTTCGAGATCCTTTTCGTCGACGACGGGAGCCGGGACGCCACCGCCGCACGGGTGGAGGCGCTCGCCGCCGCCGACCCGCGTATCCGCCTGATCCGCCACCCCAGGAACCTCGGTTACGCCATGGCCCTCAAGACCGGCTTCGAGGCGGCGTCCAAGCGCTACATCTTCTACTCCGACTCGGACAACCAGTTCGATATGAAGGAGATGAAAAACTTCCTTCCCGCCATCGACGACTACGACATCGTCGTCGGGTTCCGCATCTACCGTTTCGACCCCTTGACGCGCCTTTTCCTGGCCTGGTGCTACAACCTCGCGGCGCGGATGATCTTTCGGATCCGGGTGCGCGATATCGATTGCGCCTTCAAGCTTTTCCGCCGGGAGGTGTTCGACGTAATCACCATCGAATCGAAGAAATTCTTCGTCGACACGGAGATCCTCGCCAAGGCGGTGCGGCACAAGATGCGCGTGACCGAAATCGGCGTCCGGCATTATCCGAGGCCTGCGGGAAGAAGCACGGTCCGGGCGAGTCACGTCTTTTCGACGATCCGCGAACTCATTCAGATGTGGATCAAAATCTACCTCCGCTCCGACAAGCCGGAGCGTCCTTCTTCCGCGTAGGCGGAGCATGAACGGAAACGGAACCGGACGGAAGATCCTTCTCGCCGCCGCCTCGATCCTCGCCCTTCTCGCCCTTTTCCCGATGGATCTCGCGCCGGATCGTTATCTGGTCACCTACCGGGCGGATCTCTTCGAGCCCTGGGGACCGTCCTCGGAGGACGGAGCGTCCTTCAATTCGGATTGTTTGCGCTCGTACTATCCGAGGCGGGTGCTCGCCTCCACCGCGCTCCGTGAGGGGAGGATCCCGCTCTGGGACCCCTGGTCTTTCTGCGGACAGCCCTTTCTGGCGAACTTCCAGTCCGGCGTTCTCTACCCGGTCAACTGGGCGCTCCTCCCCTTCGCGCCGGAGAGGCAGGCGGGGCTCTTCGTCTGGATCCATCTCGTCGTCGCCGCGGTGGGGATGCTCCTCCTCCTCCGGTCTCTCGGGCTGTCGCCGGGCGCCGCTCTCGTCGGAGGGATGCTCTTCGCCGCCGGTGACGCCCTCGCGGTTCGGACGGGGCAGAGCACCATGCTCGCCGCCGCCTCTTGGATCCCGGCGCTTCTCTGGTCGGTGCGGCGAACGATTCATGGCGGAAGCATCGCGGTGCTCGCCCTCGTCTTCGCCGGGACGATCCTCGCCGGTTTCCCGCCCATCCTGGTATGGGCGAGCCTTCTCGCCGGGGCGTGGGCGGTTCATCAGTGGCTGGAGGTCCGTGGGGAGCGGGGGACGCGTTCGATCCTCCGCGCGGCGGGCGGCTTCCTTCTCGGCGCGGGGCTCGCGGCGGCCCAGATCGTGCCGACGGCCGAGCTGATCGGGCACTCGGACCGGATCCGTTTCGCCTGGCCGACGCTCCTCTCCTCGGCGTGGCACCCGGCGGCGCTCCTCAGGCTGCTCGTTCCGGATTGGCTCGGTTCCCCCTTCGACGGGGATGATTGGGCGCACCTGCTCTCCCGCGGCGACGGCCACTACTGGCAGTCCTTTCTCTCCACCGCGTGCTACGCCGGCGCCGGAACGCTCCTCTTCGCCGCCGTCGGTTTTCGAACCGCGCTGCGCGATCGCGGCGCCCGTTTCCTGATCATCGCCGGCGCGGCGGCCGCCTTCCTTCTGCTCGGCACGCCGCTTCTCCGGATGATCTCCCTCGTACCGGGGCTCTCCGGGTCCCGGGTCGACCGGGTGGTCCACCTGTTTTCGATCGCCCTCGTCGTTCCCGCCGCCTTCGGTTTCGATCGCCTGCGCGGGGGAGCGGGGGGGAGGCGCTGCGCGGTGCTCGCCGCCGCCGCGCTCGCCGCGGCCGCCGCGGCGCTCCTCCTGTTCGGCGGGGGGATCGCCGGCCGGATCGCCGGCCGGATCGCCGGCGACGCGGGGGCCCTGGCGGCGGGCACCTCCCCCTTCGCCGCGGCGCGGGCGTCTCGGACCCTTCTCGTTCTCGGCGCGGCGCTCGTTCCCTTCCTCGTTCCCCCGAGAATCCGCCGATCCCTGTTTCTTCTCGTCGCGGCCGCGGCGGTGCTGGTGCTCGATCCGGCCCTCGTCGCGCGGAGCCGTCACGTGACCGTCGGCGAAGAGGGTCTTCCCCGGGAGAGGCCGGAGATCCTTTTTCTTCGCGAGGGCGCGGCGGAGGGAAGGGTCGTCCGATTCGAGGAAGAGAACCTGCCGCCGAACCTTCCCGGCATATTCGGGATCGAGGACGTGGCCGGATATAACGCTTTGAATATTAAGGAATATCGCGCCTACCTGGACGCCTTCGCCCCCGGCGCGGTGAAGGAGAGAAGGATCAACCCGATCGAACAGACGTGGGAGCTGCGTTCGATGCTGTTGGCGCGGCTCGCCGCGCGCTGGGTGATCGCCCCGCCCGCCGTCTCCGGCCTCCTCGAAGAGACGCGTTTCCCCGAGGAGCGCTATCGTCTCGCCCGGGAAGGGCGTTTCCGCGTCTACGAGGACCGCTTCGCCTTCCCCCGGGTTTTTCTGGCGGAGCGGGCGGTGCCGGTCGGATCGGCGGAGGAGGCGATGGAGGTCCTCGCCCGCCGGGGCCGGCGGAACCGGGTCGTCGCCGTCGTCGAAGGGAACTTCCCCGGCGTGGAGGAAGCGGCTCGTGCTTTTCCGGCGGGCGCAGGCGGGCGGCCCGAGGCGGCCCCTTTCGGGGGGGGAGAGCCCACGGAGGAGACGGCCGTGATCGTGGAGAGGGAACCGGAGAGGGTGGTCGTCGACTGCGCCGCCGGCCGGGCGCGACTTCTCGTCCTCGCCGATGTGTTCTATCCCGGTTGGCGTGTTTCCGTCGACGGCGCGCCGGCTCGGATCTGGCGCACCAACCGGATCCTACGGGGCGTAGCGATTCCCGCCGGCGCGCACCGGGTCGTCTTCACCTATCGTCCCCTCTCCTTCCGGGTCGGCTCGGCGCTTTCCCTGCTTTCCCTCGCCGCCCTGGCGGCGCTCGGGTTCCGGGCAATTCGCTTGCGCCGGGCCCGGTGAGGGGCTAGCCTACCTTTTCATGAAGGCGCGCCGTTTCATCGTTCTCATTTTCCTGGGCGTCGCGCTCCTGTTCTTCCGGGAGGCCGCCTTTCGCGATCGGGTCGAGATCCCCTGCAATCCGAACCGGTGGGAGCCCTGGCGACGCCACGCCACGGCGGAAGAGATCGCCCCTCCGGCGGTGAACACCGACTGCGCCCTCGCCTATTATCCCCGGCGCGTCTTCGCGACGACCTGGATGCGCCGCGGTGAACTCCCCCTCTGGGATCCGACCACCTTCTGCGGCCAGCCCTTTCTCGCCGATTTTCAGAGTTCCCTTCTCTACCCGGTGAACCTCGCCCTTTACGCGATGGAGCCGATGCGGGCGATGGGGTGGTTTCTGATCATCCATTTCGTGCTCGGGGGGTGGTTCGCCTATCGGGCGGCCCGTTCCTTCGGGGTGGGGCGGGGCGGATCGATCGCGGCCGCCGTCGCCTTTGAGCTGAACCCCTTCTTTCTCACCCGAACCGGCCATCCCACCTTCGTGGCTACCGCCGCCTGGCTCCCGATGGCGGTCTTCGCGGCGAATCGTCTGGTTCGCAAACCGGGTGCGCGGCAGGCGGCGCTTCTCGCCGCGTCCCTCGCCCTGGCGGCGACGGCCGGGTTCCCCCAGACGCTGATCCACGTCTACTACGCCGTCGCCTGGCTCCTCTTCGCCGCCTGGGCCCTCCGCGAGGGGGAACGGCCGGGCCGGGTGCTCGCCGCAGGCGCGGCCGCGGTCGTTCTCTCCTTCGCCCTCGCCGCTTTTCAACTCCTGCCGACGGCGGAGTTCCTGCGCCACTCCACCCGGGACCCGGTGGACACGGCCACTTTTCTCTCCGGGACCCATCACCCGTTCATGCTCCTCCGCGCGCTGGTGCCCGATCTCTTCGGCAATCCGATGCAAGAGAATCTCTGGTCCCCTCTCTTTCAGAGGGGAAACGGGCTTTTTAGACAGAATTATGTTTCGACGCTGAACTATTTCGGCGTTCTTCCCCTCGTCCTCGGGCTGTACGGGATCGTGAGGGGGCGCCGCCGGTTCTTCCTGGGAGGGCTTTTCCTGCTTCCGCTTCTGGTGATTTGGGGGACGCCGGCGGCGAACCTCGCCTTCCACCTTCCCGGTTTCCGTTTCTCCCGCCCGGACCGTTTGATCCTTCTCCCCCTCTTCGCCGCGTCCCTCGGTTTCGGCATGGGGGTGGACCGTCTGGCGCGCGGGGAGAGGGGGATCCCCCGGGCGCTTCTCGCCGGGCTCGTCGCGATCCTTCTCGCCGCAGCCGCCGCGGCGCTCGCTCCGGAGGAGATCATCCGCGCCCTGTCGGGAGGGAGGGTGCCTCCCGGGCCGGTGGCGGGGACGGCGCGCGCTTCGGGGGTCACCACCGCCCTCTTCGCGCTCCTCGGGATCGGGCTCGTCCTCTTCCGGGGGCGCATCGGTCGCCGCGGATTTCTCGCCGGCGCGGCGCTTCTCGCCGGCGCGGATCTTTTCCTCTTCGGGAGCCGTTTCCACCTTACCCTTCCGGCGGAGTCCACCTTCCGCGAGACGCCGGAGATCCGGGCGATCCGCGGAGAACTGGGAGGGGAGGGGAGGCTCGTCCGGTTCGGCGTGGCGGCGCGCGATTTCCTCCCGCCCGCCACCGCTTCCCTCTACGGGATCGACGACACGGCGGGCATCAACGCCCTCAATCTGGACCGCTACCGCCGTCTGTGGGAGAGGGTCGAGCCGGGTCTCTACTCTTACCGGCGCTACCTGCCGTTGCAGAGGCTGGAGAGCCTCGACTCTCCCATCCTCCGCCTCGTCGGCGGAAGGGTCTGGACGCTCCGGGCGGACGGCGCGCCGGCGCCTCTCCGCACGGTCGAGCCGCTCCCGCGGGCGACGATGCACTTCCGTTGGGAGACGCTCCCGCCGGAAAGGATCCTCGAGAGGATCGGCCGCCCCGGCTTCGACCCGGCGGACACGCTCTTCCTGGAGGAGGAGTCCCCGCACTCCCCGCCGCTCGTCGCGGGGGAGCGCGTGGCCGATACGCGGATTGAGCGCTACGAACCGGACAGGGTGACGGTGCGCGCCCGAACCCCGGAGCCCGCTTTTCTTCTTCTCGCCGATGCCTGGTATCCCGGCTGGACGGCGACGGTGGATGGTGAAGCGGCGCGGGTCTACAGGGCGGATTACGCCTTTCGCGGCGTGCATGTGCCCGCCGGTGAGCATGTGATAGACTTCCGCTACCGCCCGGCGTCGTTCCGCGCCGGGGCCGGGGTGTCCGCGGCGGCCGTCCTACTCACCGCGTCGCTCGCGGTGCTCGGCCGGAAGAGGAGGAGAGAGGGATGAGCCGCGTGCTGATCACGGGGATCGACGGCGTGACGTTCGACACCCTCGATCCCTGGATGGACGACGGCGTCCTTCCCTACCTCGCGTCGATCCGGCGCGAGGGGGTGACCGCCCCTCTCCGTTCCACTTTCCCGCCCATTACCGCACCCGCCTGGGTTTCCTTCATGACCGGCAAGAACCCGGGGAAGACGGGGATCTTCGAGTTCCTCTACAGCCGGGGCGGCACCTTCGAGCAGACTCCGGTGAACGCCACCGTCCGGGACGGCATTCCCCTTTGGGAGATCCTCTCCCGCGAGGGGCGGCGCGTGCTCGTGCTCGGCGTGCCGGTCACCTATCCGCCCGACCCGGTGCGGGGGACCCTGATCAGCGGGTTCCTGACGCCGCCGGGGGCGCGCGATTTCACCCGGCCGCCGGAGCTTCTCGATGAGCTGGAGGAAGCCTTCGGCCCCTATCCGATCTACCACAAGGAGGTCTACCAGAAGGGAAAGGTGGACCGCGTGCTCGACGAGGCGTTCCGCATCCTCGAGTACCGGCGGAACGTGAGCCTCAAGCTGCTCAAGGAGCGGGAGTGGGACTTCGCGATCACCTATTTCGAGGGGACCGACCGGGTGCAGCACGAGCTTTGGCACGTTTTCGACGAGACCCACCCCCATTCGAACCGGAAAGAGTCGCGCGCCCACAGGGATCGGGTGTTGGACTACTACCGCGAGGTGGACGAAACGGCGAGGCTCGTCGGCGAAGCGGCCCGCGGGTTCGATCCGGACGCGACGGAAATCATCATGTCCGATCACGGCTTCGGACCGATTCACACCTATATGAATTTCAACGTCTGGCTCTGGGAAAACGGATTTCTTCGTCTGCGAAGGGACTTGTCGACGCGTCTGAAGACGCTCCTCTTTCGGCTCGGCTTCACCCCCGCCCTCGGCTACCGCGCCGCCATGCGGTTCGGGCTCGCCGGGCTTCGTCTCTCGCGCGGCGTGGGGGCGCGTTCGGTCCTCTTCGACCGGATCAACCGGATCTTCCTCTCCCTGGAGAACATCGACTGGGAAAAAACCCGGGCCTTCTCGAAGGGGAACTACGGCCAGATCTACGTGAATCTCCGCGGGCGGGAGCGGTTCGGTTCCGTCGATCCCGCCGACTACGACCGGACCGCCGGAGAGCTGGTCGACAAGCTGCGGGAGATCCGCGATCCCGAGGACGGCGGCCCGCTCCTCGCCGAGGTGTTCCGCCGGGAGGAACGCTACGAAGGGCCCTACGTCGAGCGGATGCCGGACGTTCTCTTCATCCCCCGGGACATGAAGCACAAAGCGCTCGGCATCGTGGACTTCACGACCCGGCGCTTTCTCGAGCCCACCTTCGGCAACTCCGGCGATCACCGGATGGACGGCGTCTTTTTCGCCCGCGGCGGCCCCTTCCTCGGCGGCGCGGGGCGGATCGAAACCCTCTCCATCGCGGACGTGACGCCCACGGTTCTCCACGTTTTCGGCCTCGGCGTGCCGGAGGACATGGACGGCCGCGTGATCGAGGCGGCGCTCCGTCCGGATTGGCTCCGGGAGAACCCGGTCCGGTTCCGTCCTCCCTACGAGCGGGCGCGGCCGGAGGAGCTGGACCTGGACGACGCGGAGAGGCGGGAGATCATCGACCGGCTGAAGGGCATGGGCTACGTGGGGTAGAGAGATGGCGGCGACGGACGAACGATCGGAGTGGACCCTCGTTCTGGGGCTGGCCGTTCTCTCGCTGGCCCTCTTTCTCGTCTACTGGGACGTGGGGGTCAACGACGACGAGGGCTATCTTCTCGGCGGGGTGACCCGTATCCTGGACGGCCAGGTCCTCTACCGGGATTTCCACCACACCTACGCGCCGGGCCGTTTCTATCTGGTGGCGGGTCTCTTCCGCCTCTTCGGAGAGAACCTGCTCGTGCTTCGCGCCTTTTGGGTGATCCTGCGGGTCGCCGTCGTGCTTCTCGCCTACGCGGCGGGGAGGCGTGTTCTCTCCCGCCCCGCCGCCTTCGCCGCGGCGCTCCTCTTCATCGTCGCCCCCGGCCCCTGGCACAAGAGCTTCTTCCATCTGTTCGTCCTTCTCCAACTGATCGCCTTCGCCGGTCTGGGCCGGCGGGACTCGCTCCGCCCGGCGGCTCTCGCGGGTCTCGCCGCCGGCTTCGCTTTCCTCTTCCGCCAGGACCTGGGCGCCTTCGGCGTTCTCGTCTATCTCGTCCTTTTCGCCTTGAAGCGTTGGACGGGCGAGACGCCTCGCCGCGCGCTCGCCTTTCTCGCCGCCGCCGCCGCGCCGGTCGCGCCGGTGATCGTCGCCTTCGCCTTCTCCGGCGGGCTCGCCGAGGGGGCGGGCAAGGTGCTCCTCGCGGGGATGCGGGACAATCAGACCAACACGCTCCCCTTCCCGCCCCTCTTCCACCCGATCCGCGGCGACGTGCGCGGCGCGGGGTTTTTCCTCCTCCGGCTCCTCTACTACGCGCCGGTTCCGCTTTATCTCGCCGCCTTCGCCGTCGGCGCGGTTCGTCTCGGGCGGGCCGGGACAGCATGGAGAGCCGGGAGAGCCGGGACCGGCGGGGAAGGGGGGAGGCGGCTCCTGGTCTACGCCCTCTTCGGGCTGCTCGCCTTCAACCAGACCCTCTGGAGGAGCGATCTGGCCCACCTGCTCCAGTCCCTCGCGCCCGCCTGGATCCTGCTTCTTTGGCTGTTCGACGAAACGGCGCGGCGCCGGCCTTTCCTCGGCAACGCCCTCGCCGGGATCCTGCCGGTGGCGGTGTTCGTTTTACTCCTGAACTATTCCCAGACGTGG contains:
- a CDS encoding glycosyltransferase family 39 protein; the encoded protein is MAATDERSEWTLVLGLAVLSLALFLVYWDVGVNDDEGYLLGGVTRILDGQVLYRDFHHTYAPGRFYLVAGLFRLFGENLLVLRAFWVILRVAVVLLAYAAGRRVLSRPAAFAAALLFIVAPGPWHKSFFHLFVLLQLIAFAGLGRRDSLRPAALAGLAAGFAFLFRQDLGAFGVLVYLVLFALKRWTGETPRRALAFLAAAAAPVAPVIVAFAFSGGLAEGAGKVLLAGMRDNQTNTLPFPPLFHPIRGDVRGAGFFLLRLLYYAPVPLYLAAFAVGAVRLGRAGTAWRAGRAGTGGEGGRRLLVYALFGLLAFNQTLWRSDLAHLLQSLAPAWILLLWLFDETARRRPFLGNALAGILPVAVFVLLLNYSQTWWDSYGAARIAAEGFQPIPPYYTGSLAQLGGGETQRLPFDRAPLRTTREQAAFLTVLGETVDRYSRPGDYVLSVPGLQMTYFLFDRRNPTAYIHLRRALDSREEEDRYIRDLTEKPTRMVLLRDAPIDGREERRFSLYAPRVFEAIEREFEPVGMLGDIRVYRRKGTGL
- a CDS encoding YfhO family protein, encoding MNGNGTGRKILLAAASILALLALFPMDLAPDRYLVTYRADLFEPWGPSSEDGASFNSDCLRSYYPRRVLASTALREGRIPLWDPWSFCGQPFLANFQSGVLYPVNWALLPFAPERQAGLFVWIHLVVAAVGMLLLLRSLGLSPGAALVGGMLFAAGDALAVRTGQSTMLAAASWIPALLWSVRRTIHGGSIAVLALVFAGTILAGFPPILVWASLLAGAWAVHQWLEVRGERGTRSILRAAGGFLLGAGLAAAQIVPTAELIGHSDRIRFAWPTLLSSAWHPAALLRLLVPDWLGSPFDGDDWAHLLSRGDGHYWQSFLSTACYAGAGTLLFAAVGFRTALRDRGARFLIIAGAAAAFLLLGTPLLRMISLVPGLSGSRVDRVVHLFSIALVVPAAFGFDRLRGGAGGRRCAVLAAAALAAAAAALLLFGGGIAGRIAGRIAGDAGALAAGTSPFAAARASRTLLVLGAALVPFLVPPRIRRSLFLLVAAAAVLVLDPALVARSRHVTVGEEGLPRERPEILFLREGAAEGRVVRFEEENLPPNLPGIFGIEDVAGYNALNIKEYRAYLDAFAPGAVKERRINPIEQTWELRSMLLARLAARWVIAPPAVSGLLEETRFPEERYRLAREGRFRVYEDRFAFPRVFLAERAVPVGSAEEAMEVLARRGRRNRVVAVVEGNFPGVEEAARAFPAGAGGRPEAAPFGGGEPTEETAVIVEREPERVVVDCAAGRARLLVLADVFYPGWRVSVDGAPARIWRTNRILRGVAIPAGAHRVVFTYRPLSFRVGSALSLLSLAALAALGFRAIRLRRAR
- a CDS encoding glycosyltransferase family 2 protein; translation: MVREISIVFPAYNEEENVGESARRAVEAAEAAGISDFEILFVDDGSRDATAARVEALAAADPRIRLIRHPRNLGYAMALKTGFEAASKRYIFYSDSDNQFDMKEMKNFLPAIDDYDIVVGFRIYRFDPLTRLFLAWCYNLAARMIFRIRVRDIDCAFKLFRREVFDVITIESKKFFVDTEILAKAVRHKMRVTEIGVRHYPRPAGRSTVRASHVFSTIRELIQMWIKIYLRSDKPERPSSA
- a CDS encoding alkaline phosphatase family protein translates to MSRVLITGIDGVTFDTLDPWMDDGVLPYLASIRREGVTAPLRSTFPPITAPAWVSFMTGKNPGKTGIFEFLYSRGGTFEQTPVNATVRDGIPLWEILSREGRRVLVLGVPVTYPPDPVRGTLISGFLTPPGARDFTRPPELLDELEEAFGPYPIYHKEVYQKGKVDRVLDEAFRILEYRRNVSLKLLKEREWDFAITYFEGTDRVQHELWHVFDETHPHSNRKESRAHRDRVLDYYREVDETARLVGEAARGFDPDATEIIMSDHGFGPIHTYMNFNVWLWENGFLRLRRDLSTRLKTLLFRLGFTPALGYRAAMRFGLAGLRLSRGVGARSVLFDRINRIFLSLENIDWEKTRAFSKGNYGQIYVNLRGRERFGSVDPADYDRTAGELVDKLREIRDPEDGGPLLAEVFRREERYEGPYVERMPDVLFIPRDMKHKALGIVDFTTRRFLEPTFGNSGDHRMDGVFFARGGPFLGGAGRIETLSIADVTPTVLHVFGLGVPEDMDGRVIEAALRPDWLRENPVRFRPPYERARPEELDLDDAERREIIDRLKGMGYVG
- a CDS encoding YfhO family protein, which gives rise to MKARRFIVLIFLGVALLFFREAAFRDRVEIPCNPNRWEPWRRHATAEEIAPPAVNTDCALAYYPRRVFATTWMRRGELPLWDPTTFCGQPFLADFQSSLLYPVNLALYAMEPMRAMGWFLIIHFVLGGWFAYRAARSFGVGRGGSIAAAVAFELNPFFLTRTGHPTFVATAAWLPMAVFAANRLVRKPGARQAALLAASLALAATAGFPQTLIHVYYAVAWLLFAAWALREGERPGRVLAAGAAAVVLSFALAAFQLLPTAEFLRHSTRDPVDTATFLSGTHHPFMLLRALVPDLFGNPMQENLWSPLFQRGNGLFRQNYVSTLNYFGVLPLVLGLYGIVRGRRRFFLGGLFLLPLLVIWGTPAANLAFHLPGFRFSRPDRLILLPLFAASLGFGMGVDRLARGERGIPRALLAGLVAILLAAAAAALAPEEIIRALSGGRVPPGPVAGTARASGVTTALFALLGIGLVLFRGRIGRRGFLAGAALLAGADLFLFGSRFHLTLPAESTFRETPEIRAIRGELGGEGRLVRFGVAARDFLPPATASLYGIDDTAGINALNLDRYRRLWERVEPGLYSYRRYLPLQRLESLDSPILRLVGGRVWTLRADGAPAPLRTVEPLPRATMHFRWETLPPERILERIGRPGFDPADTLFLEEESPHSPPLVAGERVADTRIERYEPDRVTVRARTPEPAFLLLADAWYPGWTATVDGEAARVYRADYAFRGVHVPAGEHVIDFRYRPASFRAGAGVSAAAVLLTASLAVLGRKRRREG
- a CDS encoding glycine--tRNA ligase subunit beta — its product is MRKTLLIEIGTEEIPAGYLSPALDAFAEKLASRLTGERILFERMERFATPRRLALRALAVEEMQPDREREVTGPPARIAFDADGNPTKAAIGFAKTQGIALTDLRKVTTDKGEYLAATVTDHGRATAEILADLVPEILASLPFPRTMRWESGGFVFARPIRWIVALLGGDVIDIAVAGVRSGRTSRGHRQLHPDPVRIDVPESYEEALRAAFVIVSPEERRSRIAESIAEAAAAEGGRVIDDPGLLDTVGYLVEHPHAVVGRFEERFLALPARVVITAMRSHQKYFSVADESGRLLPRFVAVANGTAGNEAEVRAGNERVLAARLADAEFYWNEDRSVPLAERVERLDRILWQEGMGSLLEKTERIEAIAGRLAAEAAPEAKGAATRAARLAKADLTTEMIRDGKEFTALQGYMGMEYARASGEEEDVARAIFEQYLPRFSGDALPETVPGVILSLADRIDTLIGCFAAGLVPSGSQDPYALRRSALGVVRMLAEERVRLDLGRLLAAGVEVYGGRLDDPEKILGDLRGFFRRRIRNLLVDEKGLPYDVTDAVLEIGIDRPADLEPRIRAIDAARADASFERLVFGCKRVMNILKGQEPAGDPDPALFRQEEEKGLAAAAEAIREGYVVSLEAGEYGRAMEMLLTLRDPIDRFFDAVLVMDKDDLVRRNRIALLQGTAQLFRGLADLSKVVLEGERDSSA